AGCGTCGTGCCCAAGACGAGATCCAGAAACTGACGGATAAGTTTGTGGCCGATGTGGATAAATTGGTCGTTGAAAAGGAAAAGGAAATCATGACGGTTTAACCGTCATGATTTGGTCAGATGACCCAAGCCACTACCAGTTCCACGCTCGCTGTTCCTGCCGTTGGTAGTGTTCCTAGACATGTGGCCATCATCATGGATGGTAATGGTCGATGGGCAACTAAACGATTTATGCCGCGCGTAGCGGGTCATTCAGAAGGACTTGAAGCGGTTCGGAAGGTCGTTGAGGAGTGTGTCAAGCAAAACGTTCAATACTTGACCTTATTTGCTTTCAGTTCAGAGAACTGGCGCAGGCCCCCTGAGGAAGTTGGCTTTTTAGCAAAACTTTTTCTCAAATCCCTCCGCAAAGAGGTTGCTCGCCTTGCTGAAAATAATATTCGTCTGAAGATGATTGGTGACCTGAGTCGCTTTGGAACCGCGATTACAGAGATGGTCGAGTTCTCGGAAGAAAAAACGAAGGATTGCAATCGCTTAACTCTCACCATTGCCGCCAATTACGGTGGACGCTGGGATATTTTGCAGGCGATGCAAAAAGCACTTGCGCAAAACCCGCATCTTGATCCAAAGAGTATTTCCGAGGAGTGGCTGGCCCCCCATCTTTCGATGGCCTATGCGCCCGAGCCTGATTTATTTATTCGGACTGGTGGTGAACAGCGGGTGAGTAATTTTCTCTTGTGGCAATTGGCATATACCGAACTCTATTTCACGGACATTCTTTGGCCAGACTTTGATGCGACTGAGTTACAAAAAGCGTTTCTCTGGTATGCCCAGCGGGAGCGTCGCTTTGGTCGAACCAGCGCACAGCTGGTAGAAGAGTCCAGCCCCATTCCATTGTCCGATGCCGTCTAATTGGCATGCTTAAAACTCGGATCGTAACTGCCGTCATCATGCTGGCCATTTTGTTGCCAGTATTGTTTTTGTTACCCCCGATCTATCTCTCCGGATTATTTTTGCTAATCCTAGTGGCAGCCGCTTGGGAGTGGAGTCGCTTAATTGCTCCCAATGCATCGTATGCAGCCTACTTTTATGCGCTGGTGTGCGCCATGGTCGTTCTTTTTCTCTGGCTCTTTGCAATTCCAACGGTGGAAATCGCTTTACTGAGTATCGCGCTTGCGTTTTGGATCATTGGCATGCCAATGATCCTATCTCAAGGGATTCATCTTTCTTTGTTACGGTGGCGATTTATTTTTAGTGTCCTTGGCTTCATTATTTTGCCAACCGCGTGGCTATCTTTGGATGTGCTTCGTGAAATCGGCTTATGGTGGTTATTAAGTGCTTTGATATTGGTTTGGCTTGCTGATATTGGTGCTTATTTTGTTGGTAAGTCCTTTGGTCGACGAAAGCTTGCGAGCCAAATTAGTCCTGGTAAGTCTGTGGAAGGGGCTCTCGGTGGCTTAGCCCTCTGTTTGGTGTACGCCATCGGCTGTGCACACTATTTACCGGAGGGCGATACCCTATTTGGATCGTTTCAGTCGAAATGGGGCTGGGGATGGATGCTTCTCATGACGGCGGTTTTGGTGGCTTACAGCATTATGGGAGATCTATTTGAGTCGCAACTCAAGCGGATCGCGAAAGTGAAGGACAGCAGCCATTTATTGCCCGGGCATGGAGGCTTTTTGGATCGTGTCGATGCTTTATTGCCGGTCATGCCAATTGCTGCATTATTCTCGATAATGGTGAGAAGCCAATAAACGACTCCCTTTATGCACGATCTCATCACCCGAAATCTCTGTATCTTAGGATCCACCGGATCAATCGGCATGAATACGCTTGATGTGGTGCGCGCTCATCGAGATCAATTTAAGGTAAGTGCGCTCACTGCTGGTCGGCAAATCGAACGTTTGGCTGAGCAATGTTTGGAGTTCAGACCCAAGATCGCAGCGGTTCACTCTGCGACTGACGCAAGAACGCTAAAGGAACTCCTAGAAGGCAAGGGTCTGTCGATTGCTGTGCATCATGGCGAGGCAGGTCTTATTACCGCAGTCTCAGAAAGTGACTGCGATACCGTGATGGCAGCCATTGTTGGTGCCGCGGGTCTTTTGCCCACCTTACGCGCGGCTGAGCTTGGTAAGCGGGTACTGCTTGCGAATAAAGAATCTCTAGTGATGTCCGGAGATATTTTTATGAATGCCGCAATCCGAGGTGGCGCAGAGTTATTGCCAATCGATAGTGAACACAACGCAATTTTTCAGTGCTTGCCACCGCACTTCACAAGTCCCAAAAATACCTCGCGGATGAAAGAGCATTTGGGGGTTGAGGAAATTTGGTTAACGGCTTCCGGAGGCCCTTTCCGCAATACCCCAATCGATCAACTAGCGAACATCACACCGGATCAGGCATGTGCTCATCCAAATTGGGTGATGGGTCGCAAAATTTCAGTTGATTCTGCAACCATGATGAACAAGGGCCTCGAAGTGATTGAGGCGCATTGGTTGTTTGGTTTGCCGCTCGAGCAAATTAAGGTGCTGATTCATCCGGAGAGCGTGGTGCATTCCATGGTGCGGTATCGAGATGGCTCAGTCATGGCTCAGCTCGGACAGCCAGATATGCGCACACCCATCGCATTTGGCTTAGCTTGGCCCAATCGCATTGATGCTGGCGTTGCGCCTCTCAATTTGACCCAGTTATCGGGTTTGCACTTTACCGAGCCTGATCTTTTGCGTTTTCCATGCTTAGGTCTTGCCTTTACCGCTGCAAGGCAAGGGGGAACAAGCCCCACGGTTCTCAATGCTGCCAATGAGATTGCCGTCGCCGCATTTTTAGAAGGCCGTTTGCCATACCTAAAAATAGCGCAGGCTGTTGAGTTCGCACTCAATCAGCTTCCCAGTCAAAAGGCGGGATCCTTGGATGAGGTTTTAACGGTTGATCGAGAGGCTCGCCTCAAAACCAGCGATTGGATTACACGCCAATAACCATGGAAGCGATTTCAACACTTCTTTATTTCTTAATCACCATTGGGATCTTGGTGAGTTTTCATGAATTCGGCCATTACAGCGCCGCTCGGATGTGCGGGGTGAAGGTATTACGGTTTGCAGTTGGATTTGGTAAACCACTCCTGACCCTGAAATCAAAATCAGGAACCGAATGGGTCATTGCCGCGATTCCTTTGGGTGGTTATGTAAAGCTTTTAGATGGACGTGATTCAGAGCAGCAGATAGCGCCCGAGGAGCAAGCGATTGCCTTTGATACGCAACCTCTGTGGCAGCGCTCATTCATTGTTGCCGCTGGCCCGCTTGCCAACTTCTTATTAGCGGTCATCTTGTTGGCATTCATATACATCAATGGTGTCCCGCAACTTCCCGCTCAGATTCAAGCGCCGGCCGAACAAACCTTGGCAGCCCAGTTGGATATGGAAAAGGGTGATGAGATTTTGGCTTGGAAGACTGCAGGTGAAGACCAATTTATACCGATTGTGAGTTGGAATGATCTACGCTGGCGTTTATTAGATGCAATCACCGCAGAGCGCGGCTTCTCCTTGGAGCTTGAGGCGGAGTCTGGTAAGCGCCACATCGTGGAATTTAAGGGAGATGCATTGCCCCGCCTCTCCCCGGGCACGGACCCCTTTGCCCGGTTGGGCATCCTACCCATTCCAGGTAAAGATGCCGAGGGGAAGTCTACATGGTTTGAGCTCCAGCTTGGCCCTATCGACTCTCTGGTTTATGCCAGCGAACGGGTTTGGTTGATTACCAAGGTCTCGACCCGGATGATGATTGGCTTAATTACCGGGGAGACCTCCTTAAAACAGCTAAGTGGCCCGATTAGCATTGCTGATATGGCGGGTAAATCTGCCCAGTTTGGCTGGCAATCCTTCGTTTCTTTTTTGGCACTTCTTAGCATCAGCATTGGATTACTAAACCTTATCCCTTTGCCCATGTTAGATGGCGGTCAGCTCCTGTATGATGCATGGGAGTTGGTCTCTGGAAAGCGCCTATCCACTCAGTTGCAAGAAGTTTTTCAGCGATTTGGCTTTATATTAATTATTGTGCTCACACTATTTGCTGTATTTAACGATCTACAACGCTTATTTCTGTCTTCATGATCCGTTTTTCGTCAATTCCCAATCGTCTGATGCAATATTTAGCTTCATGCTTTTGCATCATTCTGTTGGCCATTGCCGGATTTAATCAGCCAGCCCTTGCTGCGGACTCATTTATTGTCAAAGACATTCGGATTGAAGGTTTGCAGCGAGTTGAGCCTGGCACCGTATTTAGCTATCTCCCCGTTCAAGTGGGTGAGCGTTTTACTCCTGAAAAGGCGGCTGATTCGATTAAGGCCTTATATGCGACTGGATTTTTTCGGGATGTTCAGATTCAGGCGCAGGGTGATGTCTTAATTGTGATTGTGGACGAGCGTCCCACAATTTCTCGTATTGAGTTCACAGGTATGAAGGAGTTTGACCCTGAAGTGGTTCGCAAATCATTGCGAAGCGTCGGGGTCGCAGACGCACGTTTTTATGACAAGGCCTTAATTGATAAAGCGGAGCAGGAGCTCAAGCGTCAATATGTGAGTAAGGGATTGTTTGCCGCTGAGGTGGTTACAACGGTAACCCCAGGAGCTCGTAACCAAGTGGCGATCTTCTTTAATATTGATGAAGGGCCGGTAGCCAAGATTAAAGAGATTAACTTTATTGGCAACAAAGTATTTAGTGAAAGTACTTTGCGCAGTGAGATGCAGTTGCAAACCGGTGGTTGGCTGTCCTGGTACTCCAAAGATAATTTGTACTCAAAGCAAAAGCTAACCGCTGATCTCGAGACCATTCGTTCGTATTATCTCAATCGGGGCTATCTCGAGTTTGTGATCGAATCGACCCAGGTTTCTATTACCCCGGATAAACGGGATATCTATTTGACAATCAGCATTCGTGAAGGAAATAAATTTACCGTCAAGAACATTAGTCTGGCCGGGGAATTGTTGGGCAAGGAAAAAGAGTTTCAGTCCCTCTTGACGATTAAAGCGGGTGATACTTTCTCATCGGCAAAGTTAGCCGAAAGTACTAAGGCTATTGCTGAGAAGTTAGGTTCGTATGGCTATGCCTTTGCGGTAATTAATCCACAACCCGACATCCGGCGCGATTTGAATGAGGTCGATATCACGCTGGTGATTGATGCGGGGCGGCGAGTGTATGTGCGCAAAGTCGAAATTACGGGCAACTCAAAGACCCGAGATTTGGTAATTCGGCGTGAAATGCGACAGTTTGAAAGTGCCTGGTTTGATAGTGATAAGATCCGAATTTCTAAGGAGCGGATTGGTCGAACCGGCTATGTGAAGGATAGTGAAATCACCACCGCTGATGTTCCTGGCTCGCCCGATCAAGTCGATGTGAACGTGAAGGTTGAGGAAAAGCCAACCGGTGCGATCTCGATTGGTGCTGGATTTTCTTCTACTGAAAAATTGATCTTGACTGCCGGTATTAACCAAGAGAATGCGTTTGGAACTGGAACCAGTATTGGTCTTAATTTCTCGCTCGGTAAGATTAATCAATCCTTAGCACTTTCGCAGTATGACCCTTACTTTACGGAAGACGGTATTAGTCGCTACACTGACCTTTTCTATCGTTCCAATAAGCCTCTGTATTACGTGGGTGATCCTGACTATCAGATTAAATCTTTTGGTACGAACTTAAAGTTTGGGGTGCCTTACACTGAGGTTGATCGGGTATTTTTTGGAACTGGCCTCGAGTTTTTTGATATCTACGTGACTCAAAATACTCCGCAACCCTATCAGACCTATGTGCAGGATTGGGGTCAGACCATACCAAGTCGACTACAAACTTATAACATTCCAATTACGGTT
This DNA window, taken from Polynucleobacter sp. HIN5, encodes the following:
- the ispC gene encoding 1-deoxy-D-xylulose-5-phosphate reductoisomerase, yielding MHDLITRNLCILGSTGSIGMNTLDVVRAHRDQFKVSALTAGRQIERLAEQCLEFRPKIAAVHSATDARTLKELLEGKGLSIAVHHGEAGLITAVSESDCDTVMAAIVGAAGLLPTLRAAELGKRVLLANKESLVMSGDIFMNAAIRGGAELLPIDSEHNAIFQCLPPHFTSPKNTSRMKEHLGVEEIWLTASGGPFRNTPIDQLANITPDQACAHPNWVMGRKISVDSATMMNKGLEVIEAHWLFGLPLEQIKVLIHPESVVHSMVRYRDGSVMAQLGQPDMRTPIAFGLAWPNRIDAGVAPLNLTQLSGLHFTEPDLLRFPCLGLAFTAARQGGTSPTVLNAANEIAVAAFLEGRLPYLKIAQAVEFALNQLPSQKAGSLDEVLTVDREARLKTSDWITRQ
- a CDS encoding M50 family metallopeptidase, whose protein sequence is MEAISTLLYFLITIGILVSFHEFGHYSAARMCGVKVLRFAVGFGKPLLTLKSKSGTEWVIAAIPLGGYVKLLDGRDSEQQIAPEEQAIAFDTQPLWQRSFIVAAGPLANFLLAVILLAFIYINGVPQLPAQIQAPAEQTLAAQLDMEKGDEILAWKTAGEDQFIPIVSWNDLRWRLLDAITAERGFSLELEAESGKRHIVEFKGDALPRLSPGTDPFARLGILPIPGKDAEGKSTWFELQLGPIDSLVYASERVWLITKVSTRMMIGLITGETSLKQLSGPISIADMAGKSAQFGWQSFVSFLALLSISIGLLNLIPLPMLDGGQLLYDAWELVSGKRLSTQLQEVFQRFGFILIIVLTLFAVFNDLQRLFLSS
- the uppS gene encoding polyprenyl diphosphate synthase, which encodes MTQATTSSTLAVPAVGSVPRHVAIIMDGNGRWATKRFMPRVAGHSEGLEAVRKVVEECVKQNVQYLTLFAFSSENWRRPPEEVGFLAKLFLKSLRKEVARLAENNIRLKMIGDLSRFGTAITEMVEFSEEKTKDCNRLTLTIAANYGGRWDILQAMQKALAQNPHLDPKSISEEWLAPHLSMAYAPEPDLFIRTGGEQRVSNFLLWQLAYTELYFTDILWPDFDATELQKAFLWYAQRERRFGRTSAQLVEESSPIPLSDAV
- a CDS encoding phosphatidate cytidylyltransferase; the encoded protein is MLKTRIVTAVIMLAILLPVLFLLPPIYLSGLFLLILVAAAWEWSRLIAPNASYAAYFYALVCAMVVLFLWLFAIPTVEIALLSIALAFWIIGMPMILSQGIHLSLLRWRFIFSVLGFIILPTAWLSLDVLREIGLWWLLSALILVWLADIGAYFVGKSFGRRKLASQISPGKSVEGALGGLALCLVYAIGCAHYLPEGDTLFGSFQSKWGWGWMLLMTAVLVAYSIMGDLFESQLKRIAKVKDSSHLLPGHGGFLDRVDALLPVMPIAALFSIMVRSQ
- the bamA gene encoding outer membrane protein assembly factor BamA, whose protein sequence is MQYLASCFCIILLAIAGFNQPALAADSFIVKDIRIEGLQRVEPGTVFSYLPVQVGERFTPEKAADSIKALYATGFFRDVQIQAQGDVLIVIVDERPTISRIEFTGMKEFDPEVVRKSLRSVGVADARFYDKALIDKAEQELKRQYVSKGLFAAEVVTTVTPGARNQVAIFFNIDEGPVAKIKEINFIGNKVFSESTLRSEMQLQTGGWLSWYSKDNLYSKQKLTADLETIRSYYLNRGYLEFVIESTQVSITPDKRDIYLTISIREGNKFTVKNISLAGELLGKEKEFQSLLTIKAGDTFSSAKLAESTKAIAEKLGSYGYAFAVINPQPDIRRDLNEVDITLVIDAGRRVYVRKVEITGNSKTRDLVIRREMRQFESAWFDSDKIRISKERIGRTGYVKDSEITTADVPGSPDQVDVNVKVEEKPTGAISIGAGFSSTEKLILTAGINQENAFGTGTSIGLNFSLGKINQSLALSQYDPYFTEDGISRYTDLFYRSNKPLYYVGDPDYQIKSFGTNLKFGVPYTEVDRVFFGTGLEFFDIYVTQNTPQPYQTYVQDWGQTIPSRLQTYNIPITVGWARDGRDSALIPSKGSLQRLSGEVGTPLGNLLFYQLNAQYQQYHSFSKGNILSFNGEIGYGEGYGNKPYPITKNYFVGGIGSVRGYAPGSLGPKYFNTTTGTFLPTGGQSKIVTNIEYTFPVPGSGADKTLRLFTFADGGNAFQDINLVLRYSYGVGLSWISPLGPLKFSYGIPINAQPTDNIQRLQFQVGTAF